In Halococcus salsus, the DNA window AACATACTAAATGTATGTAAACTATTGTTGCTCATTACTACGTCATCAAACAATACTGAGGACTATATTGTTAGTTACCGGGTATACTAGCTAAACGCACCTGCGACGAGTAACGGGAAGACGAGTGTCGCCTCAGCTTGCACTTGGGTATAGTTCGTTTCTTCTGCCTTAATTTTGCCCCATGAAACGGCTTCGTTGGGAGGGGCTCCCGAGAGAGAGCCGTCTCCCTCCATCCCTGTTGAAATATAAACCGCGTAATCTGCCCCACCTCGGAAGAGATTGGTCATGATTGCATGGTGTTTTGGGACACCATCACCGACCGCGATAAGCCCCGTTGTGTCTGCATCCATTCCCCCCTCAATGAGCCTCTCATAATCATCAAGCAGTTTGATATCGATTTTAGCGTCGTGTTGCTGGCGATAGTAATAGAGGAAATTTCCGACTTCCGCATCGGTTAATGCCGGACAGTACACCGGTACTTCGTGCTCAGCAGCCTGTTTCAGCACTGAATTCTCATCGTCCAAAGCTTCACCCAGTTCGTATGCAAACGCGGTTGGCGTCCGCACTGACTCTTCAGCGAAAAATTCATCAAAGAACTCGTAGAGAAATTCTTCTAACCAGACGTATCGATCTGAGGGAACGAAAATGTTCCCGAGTCGGTTGATCCCTCTCTCACGGAGTGCCGCTTCGTCCGCATCCCACTCGCCCATCTTAAATGGGTGCGCTGTTTTGATGACGTCCTCAGTTAGTCCGCCAGAAGTAGTGATAAGGACATCAATATATCCTCTACGGATGAGTGAAGCGACGATCTCACGTAGTCCTGAGGAAATGATGTTTGACGTACATGTGAGATAAATCGTTGCGTTCGCTTCTTGCATTTGTTTGGCGATGTCGATGGCTTCTGCGAGCTGTGTCGCTTGGAAGCCAGTTGTTGCATATGAGTCTAGCAGGTCGTGGAAGTCAAACTCCCCACGAAATTCGTAGCCTTGTACATCTGGTGTATTTAGTTCTTCATCGCTTCCTGGAACCACCTGCTCGTGAGAATCTTCATCCATGGATCTCAGTATGTAGAGAGTGATTTTGAATCAATCGAA includes these proteins:
- a CDS encoding deoxyhypusine synthase; translated protein: MDEDSHEQVVPGSDEELNTPDVQGYEFRGEFDFHDLLDSYATTGFQATQLAEAIDIAKQMQEANATIYLTCTSNIISSGLREIVASLIRRGYIDVLITTSGGLTEDVIKTAHPFKMGEWDADEAALRERGINRLGNIFVPSDRYVWLEEFLYEFFDEFFAEESVRTPTAFAYELGEALDDENSVLKQAAEHEVPVYCPALTDAEVGNFLYYYRQQHDAKIDIKLLDDYERLIEGGMDADTTGLIAVGDGVPKHHAIMTNLFRGGADYAVYISTGMEGDGSLSGAPPNEAVSWGKIKAEETNYTQVQAEATLVFPLLVAGAFS